The Pseudomonadota bacterium genome segment CGACCAAGTCCGCCGATCGCAGCGTCTCGGCGCGATGGGCGCCGAGCTCGAGCGTGCAGCGCGTGGCCAGCTCGCCGAGCGCCGGCTGCACGGCGGCGGCGGTGCGAGCGTCACTGAGGGTGACGTGCGCACCGCGCGCCAGACAGAGCGCGGCAGCCGCTCGCCCCGACCGTCCCGCACCCACGACCACCACGCGCTTTCCTTCGAGCTGCATCACCCTCTCCCGCTGGTTGCGTCGCGCCGCTTGCGTCCCGCTGCTTGCGTCCCGCTCTTGCGCGGCCCTTGCTCAGTCCGCGGCGCCCGCCCGACGCGCGGCCGCAGGCCCGGCGCTAGCGCAGCTTGAGGGTAGCCAGCGCGAGCAGCGCCAGCATGATCGAGATAATCCAGAAGCGAACGATGATCTTCGGCTCGGCCCAGCCCTTGAGCTCGAAGTGGTGGTGAATCGGCGCCATGCGGAAGACGCGCTTACCGGTCAGCTTGAACGAGAGCACCTGCACCATCACCGACACGGCCTCGACGACAAAGACCCCGCCGAGCAGCAGCCAGACGAGCTCGTTCTTGGTCAGCACCGCGAGCATGCCGAGGCCGCCGCCGAGGGCCAGCGAGCCGACGTCGCCCATGAAGACCGAGGCCGGGTAGGTGTTGTACCAGAGGAAGCCGACACCGGCGCCGGCCATCGCGCCGCAGTAGACGGCCAGCTCGGCGGCGCCCGCGATGAAGGGGATGTTGAGGTACTGGGCGACATTGAACTTGTTGCGGCCGAGCACCGTCCCACCGGCGTAGGAGAGGAAGAGGAAGGTGCCGGCGCTGACGATCACCGGACCGATCGCCAGGCCGTCGAGCCCATCGGTGAGGTTGACGGCGTTGGAGCTGCCGACGACGACGAACCAGGCGAGGACGAAATAGAGGGGCGCGGGAAGGCGCAGCGGGCGGCGATCGAAGCCGACGAAGGGGAGGGCCAGGCGCAGGGCGATCGAGGGCGAGAACACGCCTTGACCCCAGAAGACGATCGCCAGCGCGACGGCGGCGACCCCGCCCTGACCGAGGAGCTTGAGCTTGCCCGGAAGGCCGCGGCTGCTGCGGCGCCCCAGCTTCAGCATGTCGTCGCCGAAGCCGATCGCGCCATAGCCGACCGTGACCGAGAGCACCAACCAGACGAGCTTGTTGCTCAGGTCAGACCACAGCAAGGTCGGCAGCACCAGGGCGAGCAGAATCAGGCTGCCACCCATCGTCGGCGTGCCCGCCTTGGCGAGGTGGCTCTGCGGCCCGTCGTCGCGCACCTGCTGACCGATTTGCCGCGACTGCAGCTGGCGGATGAACCACGGGCCGAGAAAAAAGCTGAT includes the following:
- a CDS encoding phospho-N-acetylmuramoyl-pentapeptide-transferase encodes the protein MLFHLLYPLRHHFGLRWLNVVRYPSTRIIASTLTAMLISFFLGPWFIRQLQSRQIGQQVRDDGPQSHLAKAGTPTMGGSLILLALVLPTLLWSDLSNKLVWLVLSVTVGYGAIGFGDDMLKLGRRSSRGLPGKLKLLGQGGVAAVALAIVFWGQGVFSPSIALRLALPFVGFDRRPLRLPAPLYFVLAWFVVVGSSNAVNLTDGLDGLAIGPVIVSAGTFLFLSYAGGTVLGRNKFNVAQYLNIPFIAGAAELAVYCGAMAGAGVGFLWYNTYPASVFMGDVGSLALGGGLGMLAVLTKNELVWLLLGGVFVVEAVSVMVQVLSFKLTGKRVFRMAPIHHHFELKGWAEPKIIVRFWIISIMLALLALATLKLR